The following proteins come from a genomic window of Chiroxiphia lanceolata isolate bChiLan1 chromosome 16, bChiLan1.pri, whole genome shotgun sequence:
- the AQP8 gene encoding aquaporin-8: MAGAERGARTGRELLDMEVKAKAWQPPWYEHHVQPCVAELLGTALFIFIGCLAVVEDTGGAGRLQPALAHGLALGTAVAVLGNISGGHFNPAVSLGVWLVGGLNMMMLIPYWLSQLCGGVIGAGLVKVVAPSERYGNASGGAFGGITADEQVPAVLVGELVLTTFLVLVVCMGTVNGKTKTPLAPFCIGFTVTADILAGGGVSGACMNPARAFGPALVANYWDYHWVYWVGPMVAALLVAVLVRLLMGDRSTRLLLWRDSGEPGAEGGITVCQQQSGNEEEPQGRELGEAVPVWLRRADPELIPQCLCQPSALPECHGELPGVLSRAGVLGGCVGRAGGAGTAEVGADVRSQRCA, translated from the exons ATGGCCGGTGCCGAGCGCGGAGCCCGCACGGGGCGGGAGCTGCTGGACATGGAGGTCAAGGCCAAGGCCTGGCAGCCACCCTGGTACGAGCACCACGTGCAGCCGTGCGTGGCCGAgctgctgggcactgccctCTTCATCTTCATCGGCTGCCTGGCCGTGGTGGAGGACacggggggcgcggggcggctGCAGCCCGCCCTGGCACACGGGCTGGCCCTGGGCACCGCCGTCGCCGTCCTGGGGAACATCAG cGGAGGCCACTTCAACCCCGCCGTGTCCCTGGGCGTGTGGCTGGTGGGGGGGCTGAACATGATGATGCTCATCCCTTActggctctcccagctctgtggagGGGTGATAGGAGCTGGCCTGGTAAAG GTCGTGGCACCGAGCGAGCGCTACGGGAACGCCAGCGGGGGAGCCTTCGGGGGCATCACGGCCGACGAGCAGGTCCCGGCTGTCCTCGTGGGAGAGCTCGTCCTGACCACCTTCCTGGTCCTGGTGGTCTGCATGGGCACCGTCAACGGGAAGACCAAGACCCCCCTGGCACCGTTCTGCATCGGCTTCACCGTCACGGCCGACATCCTGGCAGG GGGCGGCGTGTCCGGAGCCTGCATGAACCCTGCCCGAGCCTTCGGACCAGCTCTGGTGGCAAACTACTGGGACTACCACTGGGTTTACTGGGTAGGGCCCATGGTCGCTGCCCTGCTGGTCGCTGTGCTGGTGAG GCTCCTGATGGGTGACCGGAGCACGCGCCTGCTCCTGTG GAGGGACAGTGGGGAGCCAGGGGCTGAAGGAGGGATAACTGTGTGTCAGCAACAATCAGGCAACGAGGAGGAACCACAGGGCCGGGAGCTGGGCGAGGCTGTCCCCGTG TGGCTGCGGAGGGCAGACCCCGAGCTCATCCCCCAGTGTCTGTGCCAGCCCTCGGCGCTGCCCGAGTGCCACGGGGAGCTCCCGGGGGTGCTCAGCCGGGCCGGGGTGCTGGGTGGCTGCgtgggcagggccgggggcgcggggaCAGCGGAGGTGGGCGCTGACGTGCGGAGCCAGCGCTGCGCGTGA